A segment of the Canis lupus dingo isolate Sandy chromosome 15, ASM325472v2, whole genome shotgun sequence genome:
ATCATAGCCACATGAGAACTGGGCAGAGAAGTGGCAGGAAGGTCCTTCCTGCTGTCCAAGGGATCGCTGATGACTATGACGAAAAGACACTAGTGGAGGTGTCCAGAAGAGGGGTGCCTGCAACGGAACTGTGACTGAGCATCAGGGGAGAGGTAACCCAGAGGGCGACCAGTGCAAGGACGCGTGCCAGTTCCTGGCAGAGACTGCACTGGCTAAGGAAGCAGCTGGGAGGTGCATGGGTTTTAAGTGCCTTTGGCTTCACGGAAGCTTAAGTGAGGATTTCCTTGCAATGAGCAGAATTTCCCTCTGTCTCTTGCCACAAGTTTAAAAACCTCACAGCTTGCATAATGTAACCACTTGGGCCCTGCATTACACTTGGACTAACTCCTTCATGCAATAAACTAAAAAAGAGCCATGAATTAATTAGTTAATCCAAAGAGCCAACATAGAGCacatcattagtctcagatgtagCTCATtactttcatacaacacccaggACTCATCCCATCTCATGCCCTTCTTAAGGGCTAacgacctttttaaaaatgtaagcctATTTCCAGTATGTTCATATTCTTGCACAGGTAAGAAAGGTAAGAAGAATATAGTCtagtccttattttttaaatggaggctTTCAAAACTGATGCAGGAAAAGAAACTTCTATTATCATGAGTGCTTGAGTCACTTACAGTACTCACTGTAACTTCTTTCGCTTCCCCAAAAAttaatataagatttttatttatgttacatATTTACCTAAAATAGTGACTCTACAAGATCAGTCTGTGGATTGGTGCTGATAGAGATGCACTAGAATCACCTGAGTAACATTAAATGGGAATTTCAGGGGTCTACTTCAAAGACTCTGATTTAGGAGCGCTGGAATAACACCTGAAAAtcgtgtttttcttttaaaaagacccTCAAACAATTATGAGACACAGGTTTGGGAGACAGTGTTTCAGATCATTTTAGTCTTTTGGATGTCAATTAAATTTGTAAAACTTTAGTTCAGTTATGACTTATAGACTGGTACTAATTTCCTTTAGTATGAGCCAAAAATTGTGGATGTACTTCTATTAGAAGTAGACTTTCTAGCCAAATGATCTCtgctttaaatgtaaaaatggatTCATgcaatagaagtaaaaaaaaaaaaaatcatgaggtcAAGGATTAGGTAAGGGATCACAGGTAAATGAGCAAGCAGTTATTGGAGGGCAGAGTGGGAGAAGAGTCCAAAGTTCAGACATCCAGATCACTAAATTCAAGTTACCACCTATGAAGTCCTGATTCGAAGGCAAGGTCTGGTTTAATTGGGGCTACTACTGTCCTTAACTCGGCAGAAACAGATGAATTTAAGTCTGCATCTCTAGGTACAAATGAATAAAGACCTACTTTTAAGTGGgaagatgtggaaaaataaatatcatgatcTTGGTCCACTCATGAATGTTCATTTGTCTTGACTAATTTCTCCGCACATATGAATTTTTCTCAAGGCAGCTTTCATGTCTTTGTTCCGTAGACTGTAGATCAGTGGGTTTATAAGTGGGGTCACTGATGAGTAGAACAGGGTTATAATCTTCTGTATCCCAGCTGGATTCGCAGAGGTTGGGCTGATGTACATAACCATGATGGATCCATAAAAAAGAGACACAACAGCCAGGTGGGAACCACAGGTAGAGAAGGCCTTACGTCGGCCAGCTGCTGAGGGGACACGCAACACTGCTCTGAGAACCAGGGTGTACGAACCAAGGATGAAGAAGAAGGTGATGAAGATAATGAGAGAGCTCAATAGAGAACAGGAAAGCTCAATTCCAGGGGCAGGGATGCAGGACAGGGCCAGAAGAGGACCGGGGTCACAGACAAAGTGGTCAATGGCGTTGGGGCCACAGAAGGGGAGCTGTGTGATAAAATAGATAGGGATCGGATAGCAGAGGAAGGCTGTGACCCAGCACAGGGCCACCAGGTTCATGCAGAGGCGGTTGTTCATGATGATAGGATAATGGAGAGGCTGGCAGATGGCCAAGTACCGATCAAAAGCCATGAGGGGCAGTAAGAGGGTCTCATTGATGCCCATGGAGAAGAAGAAGTAGAACTGGAAGAAACAGGCTGTGAAAGAGATGGTTTTGGTCTCAGATAGGAAGTTCTGTAACATATTGGGAACGGTGGTGTTGATGTAACAGATCTCCAGGAACGAGAAGTTGGCCAGCAGAAGGTACATGGGGGTGTGAAGCCTGGGATCCAGCTTCACTGCACAGACAATGGCCCCATTCCCCATCAGTGTCAGGATGTAGGACACAAAGaacagcaggaagaggaggatcTGAACCTCTCTGGAGCACGGAAAACTCAGGAGTATGAATTCAGTCACTGTGCTGACTCCTGACACATTCATGGCTTCCTaaggggcagagaggaaaaagTGACAATGACAAAGATGACCTTATTCTTtaatcctcaaaaatatttcctttttggaGATCCCTAACTCCCTCAGATTCTATTATTCCATTAAATAAATAGCTACGCTGCTGAAGATTATAAACCTTGGGTAGGGCTTGGTGATCAGACTttagatatttgtattttcttatttctctctctgaacCTTCTCGCATTAAAATGCAGGATGTTATGCAATAAGCAGCTTGGAGAAGGTTGATGGCAGTGCTCACAAATGTAAGTAGGTATGAACATCATGTATTCGTTTCTATAGATTAAGAGAGATAGACCCTTACTACTGGACAGAGTTTACTTAATTACTTACTTAAATTACTTAAATGTTTGGAATTAGAGACCCAGATGTTAGGCatcagaagagggagaaaggtgACAACACACGGAAACCTTCTGCATTTCACCGTTATTCTGGATCAGTGTTGAATTGTAGGTGTCAGTGTCTAAAGTTATCTGACAACTGAGACAAAAATCATCAAACATACCATCCATTCTTCAGCGTTCATCATGGTTTGTTAACTCGATAAAAATTGGAACCCCCAGACATCTACGTGATGGCTTTCATATCACTTCCATCTCCTACCTGTTGAATTCAAATGCTTCTGTAAAACCTTGGTCTAGGTTGAATCCCTACTTATAGGTCGAAAAACTGAGCAATGCAACTGGTATATTATTTAAGGATTTTTGAGGGTTTTGCCTGAAGTGTCACACAGTGTCCCGGAAAGGCCTCCATTCTTCTGGGTTAGGGATGGATGCAGATGCTCACAAATGTCAGATACTGCCCAGCAGAGGCCTTTGGGAACCGAGAGCAGTGTGGGAGCCATAACCCCTCCCTCTGACCAAGATCCCCCTCCTACTCCCTTGCCTAGTCTAGATGTGGAAGGTTGGCATTGCTTTGGGAAGTTGAAGGAGAATCTTCGCGAAAACTTCCTTCTCTGAGTAAGTCTTACGTGTCGTGTGATTGCCATGGTGAGACAAGCAAAACAAAGCCTGTGAAGTTGCCTACGTTTCTGTTGTTAGTAGTTTGgtcttaatttattaatttatttcagaatcCCCTCCACAGTGAGGGACAGACCTGGTTCTGACCGGATGCAGCTCCTGGTTAAGAAGGACCaactctcccttcttcctcatcCCCATCTCTTGGTTCCCTGACAGCCAGGCCTCTCAGGTGGAAAGATGAATCTCCTTACATTCTTCAGGTGACATGAGGGGCTATtgtttccaggatcacacaggGGCGGCAGAGCTAGGAGGCCTACCTGAGGACTGTCCTACACTTGTACCTCCTCTGAACCCACCTCCCCGTAGGTCCGGCAGGTCTGACTTGTAATCCTCTGTTTCCAGggcagcagaaggcaggcacGATGGAGAACATGGGCTCCTTGGCAGGCAGCAGCCCAGAGAGGGCGCTTGCATTGCTGGACACTTCTGGCTTGGAGAGAAATATTGGCTCCACTACAGACTTATCTATGTTTCTCTGAAATCTGATTCCTCCTACGGGATAGTGTCTCCTGTGACTTCCAGTAGTGAGAATTGATGAGAGGGGATAGTCAGTTATATCCCCAATGTTCCCTTCCCTCAGGAGGCCCTTAATTGGCctttgggactcagtttccccagtgtTGATCAGATACTCCCATGCAATTCTTAGAGCAGATACTTATTTTGTTGTATAGAACACGTTGCCCTTATGATAGTACCAGCACTATAGCAACACCAGCTTAGCTGGATTACCAGCTGTTTATCTTGTTcctttatattcaattttattcattttttgagtttttaattctcttaagtGTCATTATCAGAGTTCTCAATCATTCCTGTTGACTCATTCCAAGGCTTAAAAAGGCTTATTCCCTTTGGTAACAGCCTGTCTCTCTTAGGTCAGCACTGTATTTTTCGTATGACACTGATAAGTAAATTCCACTTCATGGTGAATAGGTCCTAGGAGCATAGACCATGGGGTATGTGATGAAATGCCAAAGTTCTAGAAAATACCTCTCTATCTAGTCCTTGAGAGTATTTCCaactatttttagctttttgtgtGTCCCCAAAAGCTGATATGAATGCTGaaatttcttgcttcttttaacAAGGCGTTGTTGAGAAAGGTGTCTGAAACTTTTGGtcccctttgttttctttctttctttttttttttttttttttaggtgtaattgacatattaccttattttagtttcaggtataggaCACAACGATTTGATAGTTGTATGTGTTGCAAAACGATCACCACAGCCAATCCAATGAACATCCATCACCCTACATAGTGAcaagatatttttctcatgataagaattctaagatctactctcttacttagcagctttcaaatatgcagtacagTCCTATTAACAACAGTCGCCATGCTGTACATTGCGTTTCAAGCCTGTACCTTTGGATACTCTTTGCCTATTTCATCCACTCCCAtccctcacctctggcaaccGTCAGTCTGTTCTATCTGGAGcttgattttaggatttttgttttgttttgatttgatttgatattCTACATATAGGTGAGGTCATAgggcatttatctttctcagtctgatttattttacttagcataataccctcaaggttcatccacgttattgcaaatggcaaggtttccaTCATTTCATGGCTCCACTCCTACATATACATTAtgttttctgtatccattcattaTATCAGTGAATCGACCatcacttgggttgtttccatctccTGGcctttgtaaataatgatgcatttacatgggggtacagatatctcttgtaaacagtgatttcatttccatcagatatgtacccagaagtagaattgctgaattatatagtagctctcattaatttttttgaggaaacgccatactgtttttcatagtggctgtactatgtacatccccaccaacagtgtatgcaGGTTCTTTTTCCTCACATTCTCACCAGGCCAGTTGTCTTTTTGATGACCATTCCAACAAGTGTGAGACTGTgtgtcactgtggttttgatttgcattttcctcatcATAAAAAGACTTGTTAAatattccttcattttatttaatggaaAGTAATAAGGTAGTAATAAGGAAGGTAAATACCAAGTATAATCTCATTATATATTGGGGATTAAATAGTCCTAGTTAATactaaaaaagaacaataaattcaTTAATATGATGTGCTGTATAAAAAGAGCATGGATCATGTCTCAGGCTGACCTCTATTTGTACTATAGCTCTGTCATAAACTCAACTGTGTGATCCTTGGTTTATTATTTAACTTCCTTAATCCCCAGATATTTAACCATAAATATACTAgttaactgtggaaggagcctcggtgtccatcgaaaggtgaatggatagagaagctgcGGTCTGTGTATACactgggatattcctcagccattagaaatgacaaatacccaccatttgctttgacgtggatggacctgagggtatgatgctgagtgaagtaagtcaatcggagaaggacaaacattatatggtctcattcgtttggggaatataaaaaatagtgaaagggaataaagggaaaaggagtgaaaatatcagacagggagacaaaacatgagagactcctaactctgggaaatgaacaaggggtagtggaaggggaggtgggcagggggttggggtgactgggtgatgggcacagaggggggcacttggcaggatgagcactgggtgttatgctatatgttggcacattgaactccaataaaaataaattaattaaaaataaaaataaattaaaaataaaaataaaagctaaggaaaataaataaataaatatacttgtttttttctaaaaacatactAGTTTATCCTGATTCAGTTGTGAATTgtgaaaactaaataataatgtatgtaaaatgccTACAATGcggtaaatactcaataaatgagagtcttaaaaatttttataaataaataaataaataaataaataaataaataaataaataagagtctTCCCCTTTTCCCTACTTTTG
Coding sequences within it:
- the LOC112654783 gene encoding olfactory receptor 11H6-like; the protein is MNVSGVSTVTEFILLSFPCSREVQILLFLLFFVSYILTLMGNGAIVCAVKLDPRLHTPMYLLLANFSFLEICYINTTVPNMLQNFLSETKTISFTACFFQFYFFFSMGINETLLLPLMAFDRYLAICQPLHYPIIMNNRLCMNLVALCWVTAFLCYPIPIYFITQLPFCGPNAIDHFVCDPGPLLALSCIPAPGIELSCSLLSSLIIFITFFFILGSYTLVLRAVLRVPSAAGRRKAFSTCGSHLAVVSLFYGSIMVMYISPTSANPAGIQKIITLFYSSVTPLINPLIYSLRNKDMKAALRKIHMCGEISQDK